Below is a window of Culturomica massiliensis DNA.
TGGATTTCGCTTACCCAATAGCGGGCTGTCTTTACCATATCTTCAAAATCCATGCCTTCCCACAATTTTTTCGGCAGCCATTTGTATATACCGGGAGTGGTCATGCCCAGAACGGCAATTTTCAGTCCGTTACGCTCAATAACGGTGTAAGGCTGAAAATACGGTTGTCCCGTGGCTGTATTTATTGTGTTGGCCGAAAGCCAGGGGAAATTTAATTCGTGAACGATTTTATCGTATACCGGATGCCCGGCTTCGATGTCGTGATTGCCGACGGATGCCGCATCGTATCCCAGATAATTCATCACTTCTGCCGTCAGGTTGGTCACACCGGTATCGATGAAATTATAGTAATAGTCGTTGGGCTGGCCTTGCAGAAAATCTCCGTTGTCCAGAAAAATAACACGGTTGCTGTCCTGCATCCGGGCGTTTTTGATTGCCGTAGACACATTGGCCAGACTGCTTTTGTTCGGACGATCCCGTTTCAGGTCGTAATCGTATATCGTTCCGTGGACATCCGAAGTACAATAAATAGTCAGCGTGGCCTTTTCCGGTTTGGAATTACAGGAAACAGCCAGAGCCGATAAAAGAATGAGGTTGATCAACAACCGGAAAAAATGTGGTTTCATTTTGTTAGCATTTGAATTTTACACCGTAACAAAAGTAATAAAAAGAAACATGTAATCGGCCGGTTGTATAAATTGAAAAAATGTAAAAAATCCGGAGAAAATTTTAATAAAATTGTATTTTTTATATATTTGCAGAATTCCTCTACTTATAGATAGAGTGCGACCCCAAAATACAACAGTTTTTAAATATTTACACTCCCTCTACTTATAGATAGAGATACAGCCTTTAATTGATAAGGACTATACCTTTTCACGGGACAAAGATAGTATCTCTGTTATAATATCCATTAACAAAACGTGCGAATCTTTTATCATTTCGTTTTACTTGCCTTTTTTTCCTTATTTTTCTGCGAATTAGTGACTAACTTCCTGTTGCTGTTTGATTAACTCTCCCGGAGTACAATTAAATTCGCGCATACAAAACCGGTTAAATTGTACAGGAGAGTCGAAATTAAACAGGTCCATCAGTTCCTTGATTGTGATGTTCGGGATCGCAGCTTTTATAAATACCTGGTGCCGGATTTGTTTCAGCATCCATTGCCTGGGCGACATTCCGAACTCTTTTGAGAATTTTGCATAAAATGCGTTCTTACTCATCTTTAAAAGTTCGATTAATTCCTCCACATTTTCCGCCTTGGTATAGTTTTTCAAAACCATATCTTTAAACTTCAATTTTTTCCCCATGATGGGAAAAAACAATTGTACAATTTCTTCTTTTGTATAAAATCCACGCAGATACAGAAAGAATTCCTTGTGTTTAATCTCGTGTAAATGAGCGCAGTTCATTCCGCTTTTCAGGCAGAACACCAGCAGGTCGATAAACTCGTTGAGCGGATGTCTGATTTCCAAAGGCGTGAAATCATAGTGAACATCGTTGCATAAATCATAATAGGATTGCAGCATATTGACGTCGCATACGTTTCGTACCATTCCGAAGCTGAATAACAGCAGCTTACAGTCTTTTTGGGTATAAGCGTCAACCAAAGCTCCCCTGGGTAAAAGCACCATTTCCGAAGAGGAGATTTTACGGTTGTCATACTGATTGCAACTGATAATGCATTCACCTTCAATGAGAATGACGACGTTGTTGTATTGCAGTTTGGGTTCATATACGTGCGTGCCGGGTGGAACTTCCAGGTATTTGAATCCGGTGTCGATTTCTACCTGGTAATTTTTACAACTTTGGTGTTCGTTTACGTAAAGTAATTTGTTTAATAAGATTTCCCCCATGTTCTTTGTTTTTACTTATTTGAACAATATTATGTTGGCTGTGTTTCAGCAAAGTTTCAGTATATATTTTTCTAATCATCAGATATACAGATTTTTATGATGCTTGTTTGTATGTCTGATTTACATGTAATTTTTGCTGAAACATTTTCTTATACCTTTTTGTTGTTAATGTATTGATATACATATGATTATGTCTTTTTATTTTCATGCACACTCTATCTATAAGTAGAGTTGATTTTTTATGTCGGAGAGTGGTGTGCTGCTTGACGAAAAAAGTGTAATAAAAATAAAAACTGTGTGTTTATTAATCATCTTAAAAGTTTGACTATGAGAAAATTAGTGCAATTATTCGTTTTAATACCCTTGTTAGCTGCGGGCTTATTGTCCTGTAACAAGGAGGAAGAAGTAGTGAAAGACCGGGGTACCGGTAATGTGAAAATGTCTTTCGGCTTTTCAGAAAATCCGGAAGGCCGTGCCGTGACAGCTTCCGGTAAGAAACCAACGACAAGCTGGAAAGACAATGTGAAGGATCTGATCGTCTTATTTGTTAATCCCGCTGGGGTGGTGGTGGATGCCCGTTCGGTTACTCCGCCTACAGGTGCAGATATAGGTGAAAAAACCGTGAGTTTGAAAAATGTTCCGGCTACTGCCAATTGTGATATATATGTCATTGCCAATTCCGGGCAGGCAGCTAATATCAATCGTCCGGACTGGAATGTGACGACAGCCAAAGGTCGCTTGGCGGATGATTTGCTGATGCAATTGGTGAAAACAACTAAACCTACCGAACTGGGTGCTGGAGAGGGATTTCTTCCTCCTGCTGAAATTTTTATGGCCACTCAGAAGGTAACGATTGCCCCCGATACAGACAATAATATCATGACACCGTTTCGGCTGACCCGTGCTGTTTCCCTGATCCGGGTGCGCCTCATATTGAAGGGGGACAATGCGACTAAAATTAAATTTACGACCCAGAATGATGCATCGATCTTTTTGCGTCGGATAAATCCTTCTGTCAATGTAGAGAATACTTATACGGCCATTTCCGGAGGCGGCAATGACGGAGTTTATGTAAACCTTCCTTTCTTAGATACAGAGCCCGCTGCCGGATATACCGGAACGGGAGATATTCTGGATGCCGCTAACGGTGTGACTCTTTATCGGGATTTTATTTGCTTTCCGGGAGGTTCTGCAACCGTGGGAGCCCAGAAATTCGATATTACGATTAAAGGTACGACCAAAGATAATACTTATGTTCCTGCCGGTGCGGATGCACCATTGGGGGCAAATCGTCCTGTATACTGGAGTGGTGCGATCAGCCAGGCTATCGGGGCTAACAACATTCTGGATGTTGTCGTTACGGTTCAGAGCCATGGAGATAGCACTCCGCCGGATGAACCGGGTTCTTACGGAAACCTTAGTATCAAGGTAAATTTGGTAGAGTGGGGTAATGTGACGATGACGGAATTACCTGTTTAATGTGTTGCCGCTTCTCCCGTAAAGGCGGTTTGGCGGGAGAAGCGGCTTTTATCTTGTTTTTTAATCGGAAAGGCTATGAAAGATATCAGTATAATCACGCTGGCAATGATCCTGCTTTGTATCATTTCGGTGGTGGCTGCCTCGCCGGTGACCTGTACAAAGAAAAGTAAGCCCGGTCGTAAAATCCAGTTGGAGGACCTGCCTGCCGAAATTCAGCATCTGCTGAAAGAAACCTGTTCCGGGGTTTGTTCTCCGCCCGAATATTTGACGTACCGCGGTAGATATTGTGTGGTATTCCATAACGGTGAGCTTTGGTTTGACGAACAGGGCGAATTGATCAAAGCTTGTTATTTGTTTACACAACTGACGGAAGGACTCCGGACATTGTTGCCCGGTAAAATCCGCATGCTTGTCGCCGAGCATTATCCGGGTACTTATATCTCCGGATTCGAACGTACGAAGGAAGGGTATACCCTTTTTGTTTTCGGACAGGTGGACGGTGAATTGTATTTTGATACTGACGGGGAAATCCGTATTCCGGGAAAGGATAAAAATAAGAGAGTGAAAAGTGCGAGGTTGCAGACCGTGGGAGATTTTGCCACCGGTGAGAGATTTTAGGAAAACAATTGTTTCCGCAAGTTGATTGTGGATTTGTGTGCTTCATTTACGGTTTACAGTCTGTTGACGGGGTGTGTGAAATGGATAAGAATAATAGAAATTGTAAATAAGGTTTAAACGAGGGACGGGGAAGCGGGAAGAGAAAAAATAGACGTCAGAGCAATCTGTCGGCTGAAATAAAATATGAATATATGAAACTGAAACCAATGCGACATTTATGGAAGAAAAGAATCGTGGGGATGGTTTTGTGTCTGGGGCTGTTGTCCTGTAGCGGTGATTATTACGAGAAGGGAGAGGACGGGGAGCAGGGATTCCTGGCGCTGAAAGTGGGAACTTCCGGGACGGCTTTGACAAATTCGCCGGCCGGGGATATGCGCTTGTTGCTCTCCCGCCGGGGAGGGACGGACAACGGTAAGTTCAGTTACGAGATATACGGAATCAACCGCACGGGTACGACCCTTACATCTAAAATACGTACCGGTAACTGGTATCTTACGATGGTGTCCCCGCAGGGGGCTGCCTTGAGTAATCCGGTTGCCGGACGGCCACTGTCAGGACAACCCATGTACCGGTATGTACCGACTGTTGTAAACGGGAAAAGTACGTTTGCCCCTGAGTTTTTTTTCGGAAAAATCAGTCTGCCTGAGGTGCGGGAAGATCAGACGGTAACCGTCAATTCGGCCAATGTGGCACGCAATGTGGCGAAGGTGCGTGTGTATGTGGAAAGTGTGCGTAATATCGATCCTGCGCGGGAGCAGAACATACGTCTTTATAAGGTGCCCTTGGGGCTGGATTGGGAGGGGAAATTGCTGCCCTCAAAAACGAATCCCGATACGCTGGCATTGCCTTTACAGGGAAAACTGAATTTTACCTCCCGGGGGGACGGCACTTTCCGGAGTGATACGATGGTATTTATTATTCCGGCCCACCGTGGCACGGATTTCTGGAATACAGACGGTACACTCAATCCCAATCCGACGGATTTGACTACGCTGCAGATGGATGTCGGGATCGATTTCAGAGACGGAAACGGTACGGTTGTCCGGTTGCGGAAGACGCTTCCTGCGGTGGTACGCTGCAATCAGATTCTGGATGTCAAACTGATCCTGAATGCGCTCGATATGTCTCTGGAATGTAATGTAACAACCTTGCCCGTTTGGGAGGAAGTTGCGGCTGACGATCCGAATTTACATTAATGTAATTAAAAGATATGAAATCGAAGATGAATAAACGATTCGGTAAAAAACAATGGTGGATGGCACTCTGTCTGTGCGTTTGTTTTCTGGCAGGCTGCGAAGAGGCAGAGCTGACTCCTGATCCTGTTCCGGGAATAAACGGGATGCTGCCCTTTAATCTGGGCTCTGCCATGTCGTCACAGAGTAAAGTGCGGGTAATCCTGTTTTCCGCTCCGACAGAAGCCGGAAACAAAAGTTTCCGTTATAATAAATTGTTTACCGGGCTCAGCGGATTCAATGTACCGCTTTATCCGGGGGAATACAACGATGTTTATACGGTTATCGACGAAGAGGAGGACCTTTCTTCCGTGGCCGGCTGGTCTTCTTTTGCCGCCGTGAAAATCAGCCGGAACCTGCCGGCGGTAACTGCCACTAAACAACGTTATTACGAATATAAAAATATACATGCCCCGAATGACGGGACGGGCAAAATATTCTATAACGGAGCCGATATCAGCAAGACGGGCTTGCGGAGCAGTGTGTATACCATGGCCCGCGTGTTTTTGTCTTTCGATCTTAATCCGGTTTTGGATGGGGTAAGCCTTCGTTTCCGGGAAGCGGAACTGAGTAACGTACCCGGGTTCGGTTACCTTTATCCCAAAGCCTATGACGGTACCGGTTACGTGAAAAAAACGATTCCTCTGGGGACTTCAACCGTAACCGGAGGCCGTTATAAGTTCGAAACCCAGTTGCTGGTGCCCGAATACCTGCTTGCTGCGGCTAACAACCGGCGTATGACATTGACAGTCCGGGCCGACCGTTACCGGGGAACCGTGAAAGAGGGAAGTTCGGAGTATACCGTAAACGTGGGGAACGATATTGTTGACGGAAACACAAGTCGGGATGTCAACCGGAATAAGGTATATACATTCAAATTTACGGGAGTAACCGGATTGGGGCAACAGGTGGACGACTGGCAGGTAAAGGCTGCCGTGGAAGCCTGGGATGAGCGTACTGTGGAGTCGGAAATCGGAGATGCCTACGGTTTTTTCCTGCAAACGGAGAAAATCGACGACTTTAAAGCTTACCGTATGCCGCGGTATGTGAGTTTTAAGGCTACAGGGCCGGGAAAGGTGTGGGTGGATGAGCCCCGTGAGCTAAACGGGGAGAATACGGTTGCCCGGAATGATTTTATGTGTGATGTGGTGTGGGACGACGATAGCCACCGAAGCGGACAGTTGGCTTTGAAACTGGGCAACTGGCGCACGGGAGGTGGTTTTTCTGTCCGGATAAAGCTTAGGGCGAACAATATCGAAAAGACGTTGGTCGTCAACTGTGTCGGAGCCCGTTTTGCTGCCGGATTTTTGAGCAGCACCATGTCATGGGCCGAAGGTATGGGGTATACGAATGAAGCGAATACGGGTTTTAATGATGGCATGTCGCAGGAGGATATGATCCGGTTGTATTCACAGGGGGACGAATATAGGGGGTGTGCCGGTTATTATGAGGGAACTGTTAACGACCCGTTGACAGGTCGGGGCTGCTGGCGGATGTCTACGATTCGGGAAGGTTTATACTATTTGAGAGCTCAAAGGATTAATGGAATACTATGGTCTTCCGAGTTGGGATGGAGCAATAAGTCGTATACGGCCAGTACTACATATGGCTTCCCTTCTGGAGATTTACATCATCCTGGTGATCTCTATATCCCGCTGTATTATAGAACGTCCAGCTACAGGGTACTTTGTGTGCAGGATGATAAACTGGAAAAATATTACCATTTGGAGGTAAACAGGGCCGATCATTCCGGGGAGGTGAGTTTTGCAGAGGCTCAACGGATTTGTCAGAACCTGACCGAGGGCGGTAAAACCGGGTGGCGTTTACCTACGCTTGCTGAAGCGGGCTATGCCTTGCTAAAGGCGGGGCGTGAAGGGATACCCAATAATTTCAATGCCGCTCTGTATTGGCTTGCGAACGGGCAGGCTGCCGGTCTTACTCAGCCCGGCGGGACAACGCCTCCGGGAGGTGTGGCCAATGTCCGTTGTGTCAGAAACAGATGGTAAGCTTATGAGTCGGGATGAAAGTATAAGACAGGGGACGGGTGAATGGGGAAGCTATTTTAATTTTTGATTTAAGATTGAAAAGTCGGAGAGTTTCAAAAAAGAATTTACAATGAAAGAAAGCTTTATGAAAAAAACGGTCGGAACTATTTGCCGGTGGGGGTGTTGCTGCCTGGTGTTGCTGCTTGGCGGCTGTCAGGAAGAGATCGTCTCCGGTCCGGATACCGGGGAGGAATTGTTTTCCCTGGGCTGCAAAGCCGAATCGATGAGCGAGGTGATTACCCGTGCGACTGCAACCGAGGAAAACAGGATCAATAACTGGGCGGTACTGATATTCAGAAAATCGGGAGCCGGCACTGCCGCCGATAATGTGCTGGAACGTATGGTTTCGTTTACGGGCAATGGCAGCAACCAAATGTTTGCCGTACCTCAACGGGAGGGAGAACATTATGTATACGTCGTGGCTAATGCCAATGATTTGCTGGGCGGTATGCAGGATGGCGTATCCCGGGAATCTGCTTTTCTGGCACTGAAAAAAGCAAGCGCTCCGGGATCGGTGGCGCCTCCTTATGTGATGTGTTCTTCAAGAATCGTGCTGCCCCGGCTAAGTGTAAATGCTTTTTATACGGCTACGGGAGGAACGGTCCGGGTCAAAAGGAATGTGGCGAAGTTTACGGTAGAGGTTACAACTATAGATACAACTTTCCGTGCCGAAACGATCAGCTATATGTCGCTGGCGACAACGGGCAGCCTGGCGGCTTCAAATCCCGATCCGGCGGCTTTGACACTGACCGGGCGGGTAGATTTTTCAGGCACCCGTTTGTCCGAACCGGTTTATTTGTTTGAACAGCGGACTTCCATGCGGGATGTCAACTGGAAAGGTCCGGGTTTTTATCTGATACTGAAGGGGTATTATCAGCGCAGTACTTTGCCTTCCTACTATAAAATTGCTTTGCCTTCACCTGCCAACACGTTTGCCGACATAGAACGGAATGTGTACTACCGTCTGCGGATTACAGCCGTGAAAAATGCCGGTCATGCTACTTTCGCCGAAGCGCAAAACAGTGTCTTTGCGAACGACGTTTCGGTGGTGATCGATCCGGATATGACGGGTCTGGATGGGATAAATGAGGTGTATACAAACGGCTTGTATGAGCTGGGGTTGAATGCTTCGGAGTTCCATTTTTGCCGGGACGGTCATTATACTACGGTTTTGACTAAGGTTGTTACGAAAGTACTGGAGGGCGGAGCGGGTGCTGCTTTGGATATGATTTACGAGACCGGTAATACGAATTGGCAGTTGAAGAATAATGGGGGCGGCAAATATGAGCTGAGTTTTATAAATAACGGAGCCGGCCAGCCGGATTCCGACGGCTTTTATACGATCACTCTTCGTTTCGGGACTTTGCGTAAAAAAATCAGAGTCAGGGTGAAAGAAGCTGTACCCCGTTCCGGGGCGACCGTTCAGAAATTCAGGGCCGGTAACGGCCGGATTGATAAAGCGGATTGGCTTCCGGAGGATTGGATCGGTTTGGGCGTAAATTCCACCTACGATGTTTCTTATTTCTACGGTGAAATCATGAACTCATTGAACGAAAACATTTTTATCCTTACCCGGCCCGGTGGTCGTGCCGGCGAGTGGAGGAAAGTTTTCCTGATGGCTCCCGACCATGTGATAGAAGTGCATATCTATAAAAAATGACATATAAACAGACACATAAAATAATGAATTCGATGAAAACGATCTATTTGTTACTGTTGACCGCTTTGTTGGCGGTCGGGACGGCTGCATGCAGCAAGGAAGACAACGGCGGAGGGGCTGCCGGCGACGGTTTTGGTAAAGTAAATATGGCTTTCAGCCTGGAATCCGAGCCCGGAATACGTGCGATACCCCGGTCAACAGCCATGCCGACGACCAGTTGGAACGGTAATATCAAAGATATGCTGATTCTCTTTGTGGAAGACGGAACCGTGAAGGATGCCCGCAGTATACTG
It encodes the following:
- a CDS encoding helix-turn-helix domain-containing protein, with translation MGEILLNKLLYVNEHQSCKNYQVEIDTGFKYLEVPPGTHVYEPKLQYNNVVILIEGECIISCNQYDNRKISSSEMVLLPRGALVDAYTQKDCKLLLFSFGMVRNVCDVNMLQSYYDLCNDVHYDFTPLEIRHPLNEFIDLLVFCLKSGMNCAHLHEIKHKEFFLYLRGFYTKEEIVQLFFPIMGKKLKFKDMVLKNYTKAENVEELIELLKMSKNAFYAKFSKEFGMSPRQWMLKQIRHQVFIKAAIPNITIKELMDLFNFDSPVQFNRFCMREFNCTPGELIKQQQEVSH
- a CDS encoding FimB/Mfa2 family fimbrial subunit; its protein translation is MRKLVQLFVLIPLLAAGLLSCNKEEEVVKDRGTGNVKMSFGFSENPEGRAVTASGKKPTTSWKDNVKDLIVLFVNPAGVVVDARSVTPPTGADIGEKTVSLKNVPATANCDIYVIANSGQAANINRPDWNVTTAKGRLADDLLMQLVKTTKPTELGAGEGFLPPAEIFMATQKVTIAPDTDNNIMTPFRLTRAVSLIRVRLILKGDNATKIKFTTQNDASIFLRRINPSVNVENTYTAISGGGNDGVYVNLPFLDTEPAAGYTGTGDILDAANGVTLYRDFICFPGGSATVGAQKFDITIKGTTKDNTYVPAGADAPLGANRPVYWSGAISQAIGANNILDVVVTVQSHGDSTPPDEPGSYGNLSIKVNLVEWGNVTMTELPV